The Triticum aestivum cultivar Chinese Spring chromosome 4B, IWGSC CS RefSeq v2.1, whole genome shotgun sequence sequence tttgctccctccaaactcctccatttaccttcatatgcaatgatttacattccgctgctatactctttgaATTGAATGTGTTAGGTTGATttcttgactagtgctaagttgctaaaatctgccaagaacaaaaattgggaaaaggttaagtttttatttggtcaagtagtctaaccactcccctctagacatactttcgatcctacaccagcACCAAGCGGAGCGCCTGTGCGACGATCATGAACAGAACACGAATCAAAGTCGAGAATGACCCtacaactagagtcaacaatctaaccACCAAATATGAGccgcatggtaagtcgaggaacatgagctaGAGAGGGAACATGAAAAGAAGAAGTGGTAAGAGTGCTTCGACTAGCTACAGAGAGGGGAGTGCCATTAGCCGTAAGAACACAAACATGAGACTCGACATGTTGAACGGAGGTCAAAATTGAAGAATCACAAGACATGTGAAAAGATGCTCCCATATCAAGaatccatggggatgtacctgaatgGGTAGAAGGTGGTTTCTTAGTGCCAGAGGAGTCCGTTACGGAACCTCCAAAACCTGTCGATGAAGAGTCCCAAGCAGCAAGCAGGCATCGCAGCTGCGCAATCTCATGCGCAGACAGGGACACGACGGAAGAGGTCGAGGTAGAAACACCTGCCGACGATGAGCAGTCGCCACCAGACATGGAAGTCGCACGTAGAGTCGACCGAGAGTAGCGGGTAGACGTAGAGCGGCCATCACTGTGTGAGGAGTCGCCATAGAGCGAGAACCTTCAAACGCGGAAACCTATGAAGCAGGCGGACAAGCACCAAGTACCGATGGAAGGCACCTGCGCGAGACGAGATCAGTGTAGGGAACACCAATCACCGGAGACCGAGGAGAGACTATGCCCGATGACAACATAATGTCCttttttactctctctctctctctttttttctctttctctttttctctctccctctctctctctctcacgagcTAAAGAACCGATCGGTCAACCCCAGATGGGATCGAACGAGCTAGGAAGCAGACACGCTCGGGGGTCGGGATGACCAACGCCACACAAGGGGCCACGGCGGGGCGCCGACAGCCAGACGAGGGCCACCGCCAGGAGGAGTCGCGGCGGGAGGACAAGGGAGCCGCCGGATCGATGGCGGGAGCGGACGGGCAGCTGGCGGCGACAGGCGGACGGGGCGGGCCTGGGAGTGCCGGCTGGCAGAGAGCAGCGGGACCTGCGAGAGCCGGCCTCCGGCGGTAGCGGCCCGACCAGGGAGAGCCGAAGGCCAGCACGCAGTGGCCTGACCTCGAGCGACTATCAGAAACGAGGCagcgtcagcggcggcggcgggccgaaCCAAATCCCGGCGGAGGGCAGAGGGCGGTAGTGGAAGCCGACAGCAAACAGCAAAAGGCGGCATGGCGGCCAAAACAGGTCAGAGGCGGGCGTATCGATCTGGGATGCAGGAACCAGCGATCGGAACCGACGAGGAACGTCGGCTGGGCGCGGAATCAACGACCTCCTTTGTCTAGATCCCGAGATCGATCTCTCATGGACGGGAATCGAGGAACAATGGCCAGGCAGAATAGAGCAGCGGCAGCAAAGGAAACGGCACGCACGAGAGGCAACAACCAAGCAGAGGCAGGAGACGATTTGGAGCAGCGCGGCCGGGAAAGGATGATCGCGGCAGTGTGATTGGATCGAGCACGAGTTGCAGCGTGCGAAAAAAAACATaaagctctgataccatgttagggAAATATTGAACTTAGTATTATCAGGAAGCAAAAGCCatcatatatacatgtacaggggATGCCAAAGGCCAGAATACAAAAGGCCAAATGCCACAATAAATATAACTCAAACACTGATACGTCTGCGTCGTATCTACTACTTCTAACgtttttcctcttattttggatTCTAATTTGCATGGGAATGCCAAATGCCAGAATGCAAAAGGCCAAAGACCACAATAAATATAACTCTAACAATATTCATTTTGAAACATTTCATCAGCAAGAGGATGACGCACAACAAAGTGGCCCGCTTAGCTTTGGTGAATATTCACATGCACATATCCAATTGCTTTCCAGCAGAAGGGCAGAGCTCTTGCCGGTTACtcgaaataaagaaaaaaattgaaacgAATGGAGCAAGAACTAAGAATCAAAGACTTGATACAATGAGAAAACTTGACCACAAGATCATGGAAGGGACGCAAACGTGTGCATGCATttacgtacacacacacacacacaaaaacgaACATATATAGGCCCGGTCATAGGTTAGGTAGCTCACGCGACTTGTGATTTCCCTGCTTGCTTCCGGAACATGACTAGCAACGTTTACAAATAGCCAAACTGATCCACCGGATTGCCGCTAATTTGAAAACTGCCCTCGTTTGCATGTTGCAGCTTCTCCATATTTTGGTACCGACGAGACTCCGTTGCGGCTGTGGAGTAGGCCATAGCTGCCAGTTACTAAGAAGGGCATGCACTTGGCCTGAATCGGGAAATGGAAATGCAGCTCATCAAGGACCATTGGGCGCGCATTTGCTCAATGAGAAGTAGCTGGAGAAGTGgttatattactatatctactCCAGTCAAGTTGATCTCTGTAATTCTTTCAATTGGGGAAATACTAACGTTAGGATGAGGCATGTATATGGCTTGCCTTTAGAAAAAGGTACACATGTTATTTATTATTCAGACATTAATTTACAACATACAAAGTAATTTGCGAGAAATGATATTTTACCATGTATGTGATATATCGTGTATGGATGCACACTCCTTTGCTGCTATGAGATTCGTGCTATGTTCTTTTTCATATAAAACAAAGTGAAACTTTAATCTTGCAACAAACAAAAAAGTCGTGCTATcagggttagagcatctccaataggtgTCCTATAATAGGGCCCAAAAAGGTGGTTGGAGCAAATTTTGCAACACCCCAAACTGATATTTTACAACACCAAAGACCTCCAACTCCAATAGATGCCCTAAAAAAGGGCACCAGTATTGACGGAAATGCTTAGGATGGCCTCCTTGACGCATGCCGACTGCTCGTCGGAGCAGAGATGGTCGCCATGCCGGTGTTGAAATGCCTAGGAAGTCCTCCTTGACACCTTTCGGTCGAGTGTTGACCAAAAATCTGGCAACTTCGGACGCCGACCGAAACAACGGCCACTCGACTCGGTCGCGGCGGTGGCGTGGCTGCCCGCAGAGCTCCAGCAGCCCCTAGTCCAGCTACAGACGACGGTGACGAGCTGCGGGGGGCATCACGGGCTACCGTGCTCCGGCCAACAGTCGCATCACCCGAAGCACGCCACCGCGGTGGATCCCAAATCGACTGTCGACGCAACTTCAATGACGGGGTAGTGTGGCAGGATCGCGTCGGAGTAGGGGGAGGGCGGGCGAGCGGCGGTTGTGGGCTTCGCAGATGAAATCACAGCAAGCGGTGGTCAGGTGGATGGTTGGTGGCTCGCGCGTGATGCAACTTTGTTTTACTCCACTAGCCCAAGTGTTGTATATTTGCAACACTTTTGGTGCCCCAAATTGGTGGTGGTGTATATTTGGGGTAAACGTCTTTACAGATATAGGACACCTATTGCAGCACTATTTTGGCTCCAAAAAGTGGTCCTGCCTTCCCGGTGAACAGCAGTAATAATACGCCGAAACGTGAAGGGCTCTCTGCTAAACTCAGCACCGTCACGCGGCTGGCGCGACGGTGGAGAGATCGATCGCTCGCCTTCCCGATATAAAACCAGGGACCCCTCTCGGCGCACCGATCCGACGGCCTCCGCGTCCGGATTGGCAACGTTCCAATTAATCACCAGGCCCTAAATCTCCGGTGCGCGCGGGTTCATGGCCGCGCCGCTGTGGCCGCGCGCCAATGAGAGCGGCGGCTGGCCGGAGCAGGGCGGCGCCGGGCCGGGGGCGAGGCGGCTGGCCACGGCGCTGCTGTTCCTGGCGGCCGTCGCGCTGCCGTGCCTCGTGCTGTACCGCGCCGTCGCGCCCGGCGGGGTGCTCGTCCAGCCCGCCGCCCGCCTGCCGTGGCTACAGGCCGGCGCGCCGCCGCACGACGACGACGACGTCGACCTGGTACGTACGCACATTACGGAAAGCTCGGGCCTTCCTCGTTGAATAGTCAATCAGTCGTAGTACGCCAGGGAGCCTCTCCACGCCATGCAAAGAGTCCAGAGTTCTTGGTCAATACTGTTTTTTTCCAAGTAAATACAAATTTGTTGCTTCTTGCGCATGATCACCAGAAAAGCAGGGCGTCCGGTTCTTTAGGACCATGTAATTAACTCTCCTCTCGCTTAGAATTCCTCTTCCACCAGAGTTAATTCTGAAGGCATATTAATTGTGGCGAGCCGATGGTTGATCCTGCATGCAAACCTCGATCGGGTTTTACAGCAGTAATAATCTGAAGGGCCCTAATCTGAATGGTCCTCCATTAGCTCATGAAACATATTTTCTTGCATGTTTAACTGTTTTTATGATATGAGTATGTCCATATTGAGAAGAATATTTCAGACTGCCAAATTAACCAACAATTTAATTAGCCAGGGCCAAGTTATTGCCACTACTCGCAAGTTGAAACTGCAGTTGCAAAGTGCAACCGTTTTTACGCGTGCAATTTGTAATTTGTTGCAAAGCTAATTACTGATATACTCAGCTGTGCTATTGTGCATGAATTTAGCTCTTTTTTTTTGAGACATATGAATTTAGCTAGCTAGTCGTGGAAACGAGAAAGAGGCCCAAAGAGCATGCAGTACGATAATGTTTTGGTTCGGTAGGCCACGAGAGTTTCACATCACATTGTGTAACCAAAACCGGTGGCTCATGCCATATGCCGCTCAGTTCACGTTCTCCACGCATGCGAGTCATACGAGTAATACAAGGGAACCATCTATTTTACAGATACTTTTAGAAAAAACTATCTACGTACTGTATTTTACAGTCGATTGGTCACGATctgttctttttctttctttgagaTTGCCACCGTGGTTACCAGAATCCACACGGGCACGAGCTGATTTGATGTGCGCGCGTGTTCGTACGTGCAGGAGAGCGAGAGCGAGGACGTGAGGCTGGAGCGAGTgctccgggcggcggcgatggCCAACGACACGGTGATCCTGACGACGCTCAACTCGGCGTGGGCGGAGCCGGGGTCCATGGTGGACGTGTTCCTGGAGAGCTTCCGGTTGGGCGAGCACACCCGGGAGCTGCTCGACCACCTCGTCATCGTCTCGCTCGACCTCGCGGCGCACCGCCGCTGCAAGCAGATCCACCCGCACTGCCTGGCGGTGGCCACGGAGGGCGTCGACTTCTCGGGGCAGAAGAACTTCATGACGGACGGGTACCTGCGGATGATGTGGCGCCGGATCGACTTCCTCCGGCAGGTCCTGGAGAAGGGCTACAGCTTCATCTTCACGGACACGGACATCGTGTGGCTGCGCAGCCCGCTGCCGCGCCTCTACGCCGAGGGGGACTTCCAGATCGCCTGCGACCACTTCACCGGCGACCCCGACGACGTCCTCGGCAACGCGCCCAACGGCGGCTTCGCCTACGCGCGCGCCAACACCGAGACGGTGGAGCTGTACCGCTACTGGTACGCGGCTAGGGAGCGCCACCCGGGCCTGCACGACCAGGACGTGCTCAACCTCATCAAGGCCGACCGCTACCTGGCCGAGGTGGGCGTCCGGATCAGGTTCCTCAGCACCGAATTCTTCGGGGGCCTCTGCGAGCCCAGCCGCAACCTCAGCGCCGTCTGCACCATGCACGCCAACTGCTGCGTCGGCCTCCGCCGCAAGATCGCCGACCTCACCCTCATCCTCCACGACTGGAGGAGCTTCATGTCGCTCAGGGGCCCCGACAAGCGCTCCGCCGCCTCATGGAGCGTGCCACGGAACTGCAGGCATGTTGCTTTCTGAATCTCATTGTTTGTTTGTGCTACTGTATGTTTCTTCCTTGCAGAGATGTTTTCTTCATCTGATGATATATGTCTTGTCCATACATACATGTGATGGTCGCTTTGCATTGCAGCCTGGATAAAGTGGAGGAGTAGCACAGGCTGAGGATCATTTGTTACTACAGAAGAATGGTAGACACCGGATTCGTATGCGTTTAGCAAGTGATTAGCTGCTGACCGAGGAGACATGGAGGCGTGTCTGTAAAGATTGTGTTCTGACAACATCGGTGCTTTCTTGTTACTAGTACCGTAGCCCGTATATTCACATATACATTCACTAGATGGCAGTTGCCAAACCTAGTGACCCTGCTCAAATTGACTGATTGCAATCGAATGTAATCAAGTGCTAATTGAGCTGCTTTCCGACTCCTTTTGTTTTGTTTCGTTTTGactgcttttcttttcttttctttttgagaaGAGGTGTGGAATCCTACGGTTTCAGTTAGCAGAAACCAAGCAACTTAATCAGCTCAACCAAAGCTCTCTAATGAAAGAAATTACACTTATTCTTCGATACAACCCCCCTAAACACATCAACGCATGAGATTTCTTCGTACCCCTTCATTATAAAGGGTAGGATTGTCTTTTTTAAAATACTATATGGCGTTGGAGACACCcctcgactgggccggcccattgataAAAGGCTGCAGGGAGCACGACCCGAGATGTAAAAATTCACAAAATACATGCCGCTGCTAAGAATCGAACCACAGACCTCTTACATATGAAGTTTAGTCACTCACCAATTGAGCCGACTAATGTTTGTGAGTAATTATGAGAGTGCAAACTTAAGAATCTCTCCGGACGGATTTATCGGGCCTATGACCCGATATGGGAAGGCCACGAAAAACGCACAGAAGAAATTGGAAATAAATCTCAACTAATCACCGTTATTAATTAGGCCTATTAACTAATCTGTGCATGCAATGGCTACTGCCTGATCCAATCAAGAAGACCCATGCGCTAGCTTCCATAGAGAGACAAGGGAATGAAGGGGCGTGCTTAAATGCAGCAGCCTTTTTTTTTTGATAAACTATGCAGCAGCCTAGTAAACATGGTACAAGTTTGGTGCCTCTCAGACCCGATAAACCTTAGTGGAGGGAGTAACACAAAGGAAATTATGAatgaatttttaaaaattgaaTAATGTTTCATAATCCAACTTTTTTTAAACCACTTGAACTCATTTTGAAAACGTCATTTTTCATAAAAgcatgaacatttaaaaaaatgaatAATGTTTTTTACAAGCATGAACATTTCAAAAAAATTAAGGAGATATGTTAGTTCAAAATGTTAAGAACATTTTTTCCAAGCAACATTTGAACACTTTTAAAGAAATATGAGGAGTGTGCAAACTTCAGGACTaacattttgaaaaaaattgttgaaCACTTCATTTTTTTGGCTTCTTATATGTGGCTAATGTAACTTTGTGAATTTTCGGGAAAAAATCCGTGTGTTTTAACACcggattttgttttgttttattctaGATTTTTTCATTTCCATTTTTTTCATTTGTGGGAATTAAAAAAAACAAATTCTTGAACTTTCTCATTTTCTCTAACTTTTTGGGTGATTCTTTTTAAATctgcaaaaaaattcaaattcgtgaacattttttcaacATCGATGAACTTTATTCAAATCTGCGAACTcttgggccggcccaacaggcgCCCGGGCGGAGCGATGCCATCGCTTATCCGGGTGGTAGAAACCAAAAATTTGGTTTTGTACCATTCATTCATTTTACAATTTTGGTTAGCAAACCTAAAAACTAAAATGTCAACCCCATACAACAACTGAAGATGTCGACAAACAGTGTGCTCCTAGACAGAGCCTTTTGGCCTACACGGGCACCTTCCGTTGAACATGGTCTAGTTTTAGACATTCTTGAGACCACTCTAATTTTTGCTAGCAGATGGGCATGCGCATGGTAGGCATCTATGCCAGATTTGAACGATTCCGACACCTTATGCAAGTTGCATGACTTATTGGTCATTTTCACCAAGAAAACTCCAAAAAATGCAAGAATTGTCGAAAACTCAAACAATTTGagatggtgccttgaattggtcataaaaGCTCATGAAAAAATTTGGGGTCATTTGAAGAGGCCAAAGAAAGTACTCTCAGACGGATCCCATGTGACCTACCCGAACAACCTCCATTGAACATGGTATACTTTTAGACATGCatgaaatgaccccaacttttgccaGTAGGTAGGCATGCCCATGGCATGCAATCATGCTAGGTTTGAACGATTTCCGACACCATACGCAAGTTGCGTCACGTTCGGCCATTTGTCATCCATTTTTCATCGAGAAAACTCcataaattgcaaaaaaaaaaatcaaaaactcaAACAACTTGGCATTGTGCCTTGAATTGGTTATATAAACTCATGGAATTTTTTGGGTCATTTCACGATGCCGAAAAAAACGAGCTCTCATATAGACCCATCTCGCATACCCGAACAACCCCcgttgaacatggtctattttttGGACATGCGTGAAATGACCCAACTATTGCCAGTAGGTGGGCATGCCATGGTTTGAACAAATTTTGACACTATATGCAAGTAACAAGTTGCATCACGTCCAAGCACGTATCAGCCATTTTTCatcgagaaaactccagaaaatgcaagaATTGTTAAAAcctcaaacaacttggcatggtgccttgaattggccATTTAAGATTATGGGAAAGAATTGGAGTCATTTGAAGATGTCAAAAAAACATGCTCTCATTACGGCCCCTTCTGGGCTCCCCGAGCACCTCcgttgaacatggtctatttttcGGACATGGatgaaatgaccccaacttttaCAAGCAGGTGGGCATtctcatggtaggcatccatgccagGTTCGAATTATTTCCgacaccatatgcaagttgcgTCACATCCGGCCATTTATCGGCCTCTTTTTACTAAGGAAAATCTAGAAATTGCAAAATTTGTAGAAAtccaaaacaacttggcatggtgccttgaattgatcATACAAGTCAATAAAAAATGAAGTCATTTAACAGATGTTGAGAAACAACATGCTCTCAACGGAGCCTTCTCGCCTATCTGGAAACCTTAGGTTGAACATGCTATTTTTTTGGACATTCAAAAAAGGACATCAACTTTGGTCAATTGGTGGGCATGCACATGGTGAAGAtgtgaacactttttttaaatttgCCAGCATTTTTTCATATTTGCGAATATTTTTTGGAACTTCTTTTATTTTCTAGGGCCTAAGCATTTTTTTCTTCTCTTAATTTTTTGTTATTCTTCTCTTTTTCGTTAATTGATTTCCTCCTTCTTGAAATTCATTATTCTTTTTGAAAcctgttcaaaaaattgaaaatttCTTTAGAATACCAGATTCTTTTCTCAATACAAATTTAAAAAAATCTATAATTTCACAAAATGTTTGTGTACTCTCATACGAACCCTTCTCTCCTGCGTGAACACTATCTGTTGAATATGGTTTATTTTTGGACATCCATGAAATGACCTATCTTTTGCCAGCAGAAGAGCATGCTCATAGTAGTCACCCATGTCAGATTTGAATGATTTCTGGCATCATATGCAAGTTTTGTCACGTCTGGCCATTTATCAAGTATTGCTCACTCAcaaaactctagaaaatgcaaaaAAGTCGAAAACTCAAATAAATTGGCATGGTTCATTGAATTGGTCATATAAGCTCACGAGAAAAATGAGGTTATTTGATGATGCTGGAAAAATGTGCCCTCATACGGACCCTTCTGACCTTTTCAAATTCTTTCATGTTccctttttcattttttattttcttttcaaatTTATTTACCTTTATAAAAACTATTTGTGATTTCAATGTTTTTTTTGGAAAATTCAAAATTGGTTCGTGATTTTAAAAAGTTGTTCAGCATTTTAAAAAGTCTTTGTTTTCAATTGTactcacaaatttaaaaaatgtacaGGATTTTCGAAAAATGTTATTTTTGTCTAGAAATTGTTCTGAATGTTAAATTCTTTCTGTTCACAATTTTTCTCAAAACTCTAATAATGTTCATGTTTTCTCATAATGTTTgaaactttaaaaaaatgttccggTTTTTTAAAAATTGCTTGCGGTTTCCCAAAAAAAATTGAGTTTTTAGAAAATTCATAAAAATGCtcatgttttcatattttttttgtaaATTCCAAAAATATACAAGAATTTCAGAAAAGGTTATTGTTTTCTAGAAACTTTTCAGAATGTTAAAATTATTTCTGTTTTCAATTTTTTCTCAAAACTCAAAAAAGTTTGGGAATTACTTATACTTTTAGCGCTTTTGAAAAATTGTTCAGAATTTCCAAAATGTTCCCCTTAACAAGTTTTGTTCTCTAAGTTCCAAAAATTTCCTCGTTTTTTCATAAATATTTAGGATTTTAAAAAATGGTTCCTGTCAAAAAAGTCaaggttttttttattttatttttcaaagtTTGTTAGAGTTCTTGAAACAATCGCTGGATTTCAAACATTACtcgctttttttaaaaaaaatcacaatttccAAGAGAAGATGAAAAATCCGAAAACTGCCCGGATTCTGCGTTGGAGTTAATTCTTAAAGTGGTACGCTCTTTACTCGACAGAAAAGTCTGTTGGCTTGACTGGTAAGTAGGTTCTTTTTGTAAGGTTGAGATGCAGAGTTCGAATCCATGCGAGGTCGCTCTTAATTATTATTTTTagcgatcatatcgttgtagtagGTGCGAGCGCTACTGCGGGCACCttcttgggccggcccagtcgggggtATGCAGAGCGTATACAAGTACAAAGTGGTATACCATGTCAAAAGTCCATATTACCCTTTATACGTTTTNNNNNNNNNNNNNNNNNNNNNNNNNNNNNNNNNNNNNNNNNNNNNNNNNNNNNNNNNNNNNNNNNNNNNNNNNNNNNNNNNNNNNNNNNNNNNNNNNNNNNNNNNNNNNNNNNNNNNNNNNNNNNNNNNNNNNNNNNNNNNNNNNNNNNNNNNNNNNNNNNNNNNNNNNNNNNNNNNNNNNNNNNNNNATTAACATGGAGAGAAAATTCAGACTGTGCAGAAGGGTTTTCCTCATTACTGAAGTTTTATAATGATGGATATATTGATTGGGGACTAAGAGTGAGCTATAGATCACCTTGGGTCTCTCATCTGTTGTTTGCAGACGACAGTCTAATCTTCATTAATGCAAGTGCGGCTAGTGCTTTGCGTCTGAATGAAATTTTGAGGATGTATGGTGATGCCTCGGGGCAGTGTGTGAACCGGGACAAAAGCTCTATTTATTTCAGCACAAATACCCCGGACACCATTAGGCAAGATTTGAAGTCAACTTTGAATATCCAAGTAGAGGCTTTCAGCGAGAGATACCTGGGGCTCCCCACTGCGGTTGGACGTATCACCAATGGCACTTTTGATCATATTAGTGAGCGAGTTCGTGGGAAGATGCAAGGGTGGTCGGAAAAATTGCTTGCATGTGCTGGATGGGAAACTTTGCTTAAATCTGTAATTCAGTCTATTCCCACTTATCCCATGAGCACTTTCCTTCTTACCAAGAAAGTTTGCAAGAGTCTCACTTCATCCGTGGCAAAATATTTTTGGAGTAGCTCTCTTGA is a genomic window containing:
- the LOC123089400 gene encoding uncharacterized protein At4g15970, with product MAAPLWPRANESGGWPEQGGAGPGARRLATALLFLAAVALPCLVLYRAVAPGGVLVQPAARLPWLQAGAPPHDDDDVDLESESEDVRLERVLRAAAMANDTVILTTLNSAWAEPGSMVDVFLESFRLGEHTRELLDHLVIVSLDLAAHRRCKQIHPHCLAVATEGVDFSGQKNFMTDGYLRMMWRRIDFLRQVLEKGYSFIFTDTDIVWLRSPLPRLYAEGDFQIACDHFTGDPDDVLGNAPNGGFAYARANTETVELYRYWYAARERHPGLHDQDVLNLIKADRYLAEVGVRIRFLSTEFFGGLCEPSRNLSAVCTMHANCCVGLRRKIADLTLILHDWRSFMSLRGPDKRSAASWSVPRNCSLDKVEE